The following proteins are encoded in a genomic region of Microcoleus sp. FACHB-68:
- a CDS encoding DUF928 domain-containing protein, whose protein sequence is MTELNSRRHPVFFLLVIFNALTINFIPIPALAITSLSQGKALPSKAIEVADYKPPKGIGAPETVGGGTRSGNCEQDEKTSAPLLTALMPDLTPGTAEFGVTVSESPQFFVYIPQTSARMAEFVLKDENEEDIYRSENIPISGQPAIVSVSLPKNQIKLESGKNYHWYFSVVCNPDNRRKDIFVEGWTQHTEMSSEVASQIQKAAPQERAKLYAEAGIWHEAVASLAELRRENPDDPALAQEWKTLLESAGLKQMAELPVDLPVTITVLESSP, encoded by the coding sequence ATGACGGAACTAAACTCACGCCGGCATCCTGTATTTTTCTTGCTTGTAATTTTTAATGCATTAACGATTAATTTTATACCGATTCCCGCTCTAGCGATCACCTCACTCAGCCAAGGGAAAGCATTGCCTAGCAAAGCCATTGAGGTAGCGGATTATAAACCGCCAAAAGGCATAGGGGCACCGGAAACAGTAGGTGGGGGAACTCGTAGCGGCAACTGCGAACAGGACGAAAAAACTTCCGCGCCGCTGTTAACTGCACTGATGCCAGATTTGACGCCAGGAACTGCTGAATTTGGGGTAACGGTGTCAGAGTCTCCTCAATTTTTTGTTTATATTCCTCAAACTTCCGCTCGAATGGCAGAATTTGTGTTGAAGGATGAAAACGAAGAGGATATTTACAGATCAGAAAATATCCCAATTTCTGGGCAACCGGCCATCGTCAGTGTCAGCTTACCAAAAAATCAAATAAAGTTAGAATCTGGCAAGAATTATCACTGGTATTTTTCAGTCGTTTGTAACCCAGATAACCGACGGAAAGATATTTTTGTAGAGGGGTGGACTCAGCACACTGAAATGAGTTCAGAGGTGGCGAGTCAGATCCAGAAAGCAGCACCCCAAGAACGCGCAAAATTATATGCTGAAGCGGGAATTTGGCATGAAGCTGTGGCAAGTTTGGCTGAATTACGCCGCGAAAACCCTGACGATCCAGCATTAGCGCAAGAGTGGAAAACACTTTTAGAGTCAGCCGGCTTGAAACAAATGGCTGAGTTGCCGGTTGATCTTCCCGTTACTATTACTGTGCTAGAAAGTTCACCCTGA
- a CDS encoding adenylate/guanylate cyclase domain-containing protein produces the protein MLRAFGVAGLLIALRLTGLLQLVEWAALDQFFHLRPLEPADSRILIVGISESDIQKVGQWPIPDATVAELIEKLKQQQPSAIGLDIYRDLPVGAGHQNLIKVLKSTPNLIGVKRVSRDGTGFAVNPSPILTKLDQVGANNLVLDPDGKIRRGLLFLETKDGETIMSFGLRLAFIYLESKGIKPENAAVNSDYLQLAQAVFVRLRANDGSYIRTNDQGYQILMNFRGPRKTFQIVSMTDVLENRVAPNFARNRVVLIGSTALSLQDYFNTPYDSGLNTSPNPTSGVEIHANLISQIISAALDNRPLIKVWSEPLEMLWIFSWSIIGATSVWMGRYAAGKKTYYSVSWTGITIIIAGTILIGGSFIAFLAGWWIPVVPSVLALAGSATAITAYIANIERAERQTVMNLFGRHVTPKIAEAIWQDRDKILEEGQLQGQEMMATVLFTDLKGFSSIAEGIEPKFLMSWLNEYMSAMAQIVLDCDGAIDKFIGDAVMAVFGIPIAATTPEEIALDAQKAVKCALGMAEALKSLNRQWRIQGKPTVAMRVGIATGTVVVGSLGSNQRQDYTIIGDTVNIASRLESFDKSIDGGICRILIAEETCQYTQDKFPTELIGTVLLKGREQPVKVYQVPAE, from the coding sequence TTGCTTAGAGCTTTTGGTGTTGCCGGCCTGTTAATAGCCTTGCGCTTAACCGGCTTACTACAGCTTGTAGAGTGGGCAGCACTCGATCAGTTTTTTCACCTGCGGCCCCTAGAGCCGGCAGATTCTCGCATCCTTATTGTTGGAATTTCTGAATCCGATATCCAAAAAGTTGGTCAATGGCCTATCCCTGATGCTACTGTTGCCGAGTTAATTGAAAAACTGAAACAACAGCAGCCAAGCGCCATTGGACTAGATATTTATCGAGATTTACCTGTAGGAGCCGGTCATCAAAATCTAATCAAAGTCTTAAAAAGTACGCCTAACCTGATTGGAGTTAAAAGAGTCAGTCGAGATGGCACCGGCTTTGCAGTCAATCCCTCACCAATCTTGACTAAACTTGATCAAGTTGGAGCAAATAATCTCGTATTAGATCCCGACGGAAAAATCCGTCGCGGCTTGTTATTTTTGGAAACAAAAGATGGTGAAACTATAATGAGCTTTGGGCTGAGGTTGGCTTTCATTTATCTTGAAAGTAAGGGAATTAAACCTGAAAATGCAGCCGTCAATTCCGACTATTTACAATTAGCTCAAGCAGTCTTTGTGCGTTTAAGAGCAAATGATGGCAGTTATATCCGCACAAATGACCAAGGCTACCAGATATTAATGAACTTTAGGGGGCCGCGAAAGACTTTCCAAATTGTATCAATGACCGATGTATTGGAAAATAGAGTGGCACCAAATTTCGCCCGCAATCGAGTGGTATTAATCGGCTCAACGGCTCTCAGTTTACAAGATTATTTTAATACTCCTTATGATAGCGGCCTGAATACATCTCCTAACCCGACCTCTGGCGTAGAAATTCATGCTAACTTAATCAGCCAAATTATAAGTGCGGCACTGGATAACCGGCCTCTGATTAAAGTTTGGTCTGAACCATTAGAAATGTTATGGATTTTTAGTTGGTCAATCATTGGGGCAACCTCAGTTTGGATGGGGCGATATGCTGCCGGCAAAAAGACTTATTACTCAGTTTCTTGGACAGGTATCACAATTATAATTGCCGGCACCATTCTCATAGGAGGTTCCTTCATCGCTTTTCTAGCGGGTTGGTGGATTCCGGTTGTTCCCTCAGTCCTTGCCTTGGCCGGCTCTGCGACCGCAATTACAGCTTATATTGCGAATATTGAACGTGCAGAACGCCAAACAGTGATGAATTTATTTGGCCGGCACGTTACTCCCAAAATAGCAGAAGCAATCTGGCAAGATCGGGATAAAATTCTCGAAGAAGGACAGCTCCAGGGGCAAGAAATGATGGCAACCGTTCTGTTTACAGATTTAAAAGGTTTCAGCAGTATTGCCGAAGGAATAGAACCCAAATTTTTAATGTCTTGGTTGAACGAATATATGAGTGCAATGGCTCAAATTGTTCTGGATTGTGACGGCGCAATTGATAAATTTATTGGGGATGCAGTCATGGCAGTTTTCGGCATTCCCATTGCCGCCACCACTCCTGAAGAAATTGCGTTAGATGCTCAAAAAGCGGTGAAGTGTGCCTTGGGAATGGCAGAAGCTTTGAAATCACTGAATCGGCAGTGGCGAATTCAAGGGAAGCCGACTGTTGCCATGCGAGTTGGAATCGCCACCGGCACAGTGGTTGTTGGGAGCTTGGGATCTAATCAGAGGCAAGATTACACCATTATTGGCGATACGGTTAATATCGCCTCGCGCCTAGAAAGTTTTGATAAGTCGATTGATGGCGGCATTTGCCGGATTTTAATTGCTGAAGAAACTTGCCAATACACTCAGGACAAATTTCCCACAGAACTGATTGGGACTGTTTTATTGAAAGGCCGTGAACAGCCAGTTAAGGTTTATCAAGTGCCGGCAGAGTGA
- a CDS encoding HAD family hydrolase, with product MNAKGTVVFDIIGTCFSLDKPRQRLVELGAPPYALQLWFAQTLRDAFALSHAGGYRPLKEVLEAELPRTLKVLGIEADAQQRSHIVDAFSELELQPSALEAFRILTTAGWKLVALTNGSEDSTRKLLAGANALEYFTGIFSCDAIKKTKPHPDVYALAKQDVLGDVWMVAVHAWDIAGAAGAGLRTAFITAEEKDYLHVYPQPEVVASDLAEAAHKIVKATGQ from the coding sequence ATGAACGCAAAAGGCACTGTAGTATTCGACATCATCGGCACCTGCTTTAGTTTGGACAAGCCCCGCCAGAGATTGGTTGAATTGGGTGCTCCTCCTTATGCTCTCCAACTCTGGTTTGCTCAAACCTTACGGGATGCCTTCGCCCTCTCTCATGCCGGCGGCTACCGACCGCTTAAGGAAGTTCTGGAGGCAGAACTGCCTCGGACGCTCAAAGTGCTGGGCATTGAGGCAGATGCTCAGCAGCGATCACATATAGTAGATGCTTTCTCGGAACTGGAACTGCAACCCAGTGCTTTAGAGGCTTTTCGCATTTTGACGACAGCCGGCTGGAAGCTAGTTGCCCTCACCAACGGCAGTGAAGACTCCACCCGTAAGCTACTAGCCGGTGCGAATGCCCTGGAATACTTCACCGGCATCTTTTCCTGTGATGCCATCAAGAAGACGAAGCCACACCCGGATGTCTACGCCTTGGCGAAGCAGGATGTCTTGGGCGATGTTTGGATGGTTGCTGTTCATGCCTGGGATATTGCCGGTGCTGCCGGTGCCGGCTTGCGAACTGCTTTCATCACGGCGGAGGAGAAAGACTACCTCCATGTTTACCCCCAACCAGAGGTTGTTGCCAGCGACTTAGCAGAAGCCGCACACAAGATCGTGAAGGCTACTGGGCAATAG